A window of Spodoptera frugiperda isolate SF20-4 chromosome 17, AGI-APGP_CSIRO_Sfru_2.0, whole genome shotgun sequence contains these coding sequences:
- the LOC118276843 gene encoding cysteine-rich PDZ-binding protein-like, whose amino-acid sequence MVCEKCEKKLGRVITPDPWKSGARNTVESGGRKVGENKALTAKKGRFNPYTSKFQECRICRTKVHQVGSHYCQACAYKKGICAMCGKKILDTKNYRQSST is encoded by the exons ATGGTTTGTGAGAAATGTGAGAAGAAGCTGGGCCGTGTGATCACACCGGACCCTTGGAAGTCAGGAGCCAGGAACACAGTGGAATCTGGAGGGAGGAAAGTTGGAGAAAATAAGGCCCTTACTGCCAAGAAAGGGCGATTCAATCCTTACACTAGTAAATTTCAAGAATGCAG aaTCTGCAGAACCAAAGTCCACCAAGTTGGGTCACACTACTGCCAGGCCTGCGCCTACAAGAAGGGGATATGTGCTATGTGCggcaaaaaaatattggacactaAGAACTATAGACAGAGTTCTACATAG